The genomic region CCCATAGACCTGATCCCGGACTTCATCCCCGTGCTCGGGCAGCTTGACGACCTCGGCGTGGTGCTCGCGGCGCTGTGGCTGATGGTGCGGCTCGTGCCACGCACGGCCGTGGACTCCCTGATCGCAGAGGCCGCCGGGCTGCAGGTCCCGTCGGATAAAGAGGACGAGGACTAGGGGAGCATTGCGAAAGATACGGCGCCGGTCACTGGTTACGTGGCTTGGGAGCGCCGCAGCTTACCGTGGGGATGCACCCACGGTTCTTGAGCGAGCTTTGCCCGTCGGCGATCGCTGCGCTCACGGCGTCGGCCACTTCTGCCGGCATCCACGCCTGCCAGCCTGACGCGGGGTCCTTGTAGTAGATGAGCGCGGCGACGACGGGGCTGACGCCGGTGCGCCCCTCGCTGATGGCTGCGGCGGCGCCGTCGAACGCGGTAGCGTTTACGCTGACCCTCCCGAAGAAGTCCGCCAGGTCGGCCGCACGGGCCTGCAACTTCGCCGTCGCCACGACACGCAGGCCCGGGTCCGCATCACGCATGGCTCCGAGGTCGACGATCACTCCGGACGCCAGCCCCTGGCTGTACCACTCCTCCGCGCCTGCCCTGTCCAGCATCGCCACAACGTCAACTTCGCCCCGCAGGAGGGCTTCATTAGCGGCGGCTTCATCCAGCGGCACAATCTCCACGCTGTAGCCATAGCCGTGGACCATCGCGTATCCGGAAAGGGCGTTTGCCAGCTGAACGTCCCTGTCCGGCCACTCCGCAATTCGGACAAGCCCCCTGCCTTGCTCTTCCATCCACGGAGGAACTGCCGTCGGCGCGACTGTCGCCCCCGCCAGCGCCGTGGGCGTCGGCGTACCCCTCTCGCCCACCGCGAACGGGTCCGTCTTCGCTCCGCACGCGAAGGCGATCGCGTCATTGGCCGCAGTACATGCAAGAACGATAGCAATGGCGATGTGACGCTGCAGACGGACATCCATAGCCCTATCCTGGAGTCAGCATAACTGCCTTCGCCAACGCGATGTATGCTTCATTCAGCTTGCGGTAGTAGGTCGATCGGGACATACTCAGATTACCGGCGATTGTGAACACCTTATCCCGCTTTCCGAGGCACGAAGCCCGAAGGATTTCCTGCTGGTCGAGACGTAGCGGAAAAGAGGGTCGCTCACTGGTCAGGGTTTCGCGCAGCAGTTGCTGAAGCTCTCTGCCGGAACGCCCCAGGCACCGCGCAAGCGCACTCTCGCCCACCTTGACTGCATCGTCCAGGCTCTCAAGTACGTATGAGAACTCCTCCTTCATGCGATCGGGGTCGTCGAGGGTAATCATCGCCTCCTCAAGGTGCCCGAGAGAGAGCAGCCATGCCCCGATATCGCTACCGCGAAGGTCAAGTTCCATCATCTCTATCGGGCTGGCTCGTGAGGAGAGGACAAGAGATGTAATTGGCTTCCGTGCCTGGAATCCGATCGCGGTTAACGCCTGGACCGCTTCTGGGCTGCCGGCCGGCATCACACCTCGCAGCCCCTTTCCAATGTGCGTAAGGAAGTCCCTTACCAGGCTGCCTGCGATCAGCGGCTGGCTCGGAGCGCTCTTCATATAGAAAGCCGGAGGGAGCAACGCAAAATATGTGTCTGCCGTTGCCCGAGTACAGTCAAGCCGCCTCGTCTCCTCTTCGGAGCACGAAGCCAGGAATAGAGAACCGATTCTCGATCGTGGCAGCATAGCCAGGCTCTCCGTGAACAGGGGGACCAGAGCATAGAGCGCAAGCAACTCGTCCCTGTCCGTACGGAGGACACGTATGCAATTCGGGAACAGGATACCCACCTGCTCGAGAAGCTCCGCGGCCTCTGATAAGGAAACAGCTTCGGGTCCAGAGACGGCCCGCAACTCGTCGATTTGCGCATTCCAGTACGGGCCATCTGCAGTCCTCATAGCCTGCACCTGGCGCATCTCGTGATGTCCTGTGAGGTCAAATAGCGGCCCGTTCGGCAGTGCATCCGCACACATGTTCATCAAGGACGCACTGCGGTGCCTGTCACCTGTACGAACGTGCAATAACCTGTATCGAATGGCATGAAAGGCCTTTCGGACTATTCTCCCGTGGTGTTCAGAGTCGCGCTCTTTCATCTCGGCGTTCAAGTGGGTCCTGTAAGCCGCCGTTATTGCGAGGCGATTTCGCGCGGACTGGACAAACGAAAGGCGTCCGAGGCCATTGTAGTATCGCCAGCCTATACGGCGTTCAAGGACTTCACCCAAGAGGTTTTCATCGGCTTCAGTTAGGACAGTCAGGGCCTCGATTGCGGGGCGAAGGTCGGGGTCGACTACTTCCATGAGGGCTCGCTCGGTAACAGCCCGGTTCATTGCTGAGGCCGCCGCGGCAACGGACTCCCCCCTCAACATTGATTCTGCGCCCACTGCAAGGGAAAGCGGCAGCCCTTGCGC from SAR202 cluster bacterium harbors:
- a CDS encoding DUF1232 domain-containing protein, translating into MKHKAAFFKLLITDRRVPWYVKAIPFFLVIYLASPIDLIPDFIPVLGQLDDLGVVLAALWLMVRLVPRTAVDSLIAEAAGLQVPSDKEDED